The following coding sequences lie in one Nocardioides sambongensis genomic window:
- a CDS encoding histidine phosphatase family protein, which produces MSDPRGGASTTLVLVRHGVTTHTSGRRFSGGLGGDNPPLSDEGRDQVGHTAAWLGELGDRLDAVIASPVRRTRETADLIAARLGLEVTEEPAFAEMEFGSWDGKSFAEVAAADQAGMDAWFSDLTAAPHGGESFHDVHRRVLLGLGRVLDAHAGGTLVVASHVTPIKTLVGHAVGAPLESLFAFELAPASVSVVAFHPDSSVQAGYRASLRMFNALPPGRRTLLDTGRW; this is translated from the coding sequence ATGAGCGATCCGCGCGGCGGAGCGTCGACGACGCTGGTCCTGGTCCGGCACGGGGTCACCACGCACACCTCCGGGCGCCGGTTCTCCGGGGGCCTGGGGGGCGACAACCCGCCGCTCTCCGACGAGGGCCGGGACCAGGTCGGCCACACCGCCGCCTGGTTGGGCGAGCTGGGCGACCGGCTCGACGCCGTCATCGCCTCCCCGGTACGCCGCACCCGCGAGACCGCCGACCTGATCGCGGCCCGGCTGGGGCTGGAGGTCACCGAGGAGCCGGCGTTCGCCGAGATGGAGTTCGGCTCGTGGGACGGCAAGTCCTTCGCCGAGGTCGCCGCCGCGGACCAGGCGGGGATGGATGCCTGGTTCAGCGACCTGACCGCCGCACCGCACGGCGGGGAGTCCTTCCACGACGTGCACCGCCGGGTGCTGCTCGGCCTGGGGCGCGTCCTCGACGCGCACGCCGGAGGCACCCTGGTGGTCGCCTCGCACGTCACCCCGATCAAGACGCTGGTCGGGCACGCCGTCGGCGCGCCGCTGGAGTCGCTGTTCGCCTTCGAGCTGGCCCCGGCCTCGGTGTCGGTGGTCGCCTTCCACCCGGACAGCAGCGTGCAGGCCGGCTACCGGGCGTCGCTGCGGATGTTCAACGCGCTGCCGCCCGGTCGTCGTACGTTGCTCGACACCGGGCGCTGGTAG
- a CDS encoding zinc ribbon domain-containing protein: MKAEPSAQLRLLELQEVDARVDQLRHQKANLPQTAEIAALTARRTETQGWIRDEQIKVDDLTAVQEQADRDVEQVKARRKRDQDRIDAGLIGNPKDLERMQHELESLDRRISTLEDEELEVMERLEQAQTGLAQLRSDLDEVDRQLDALTTEREEQTAALEERIGETGERRAPIVAAIPDDLLALYEKLRTTRNGVGAALLRARRCGACMLTLDAAELAAIRGRAADDVVRCEECSRILVRNEESGL; this comes from the coding sequence ATGAAGGCCGAACCGTCCGCGCAGCTGCGGCTGCTGGAGCTGCAGGAGGTCGACGCCCGCGTCGACCAGCTGCGCCACCAGAAGGCGAACCTGCCGCAGACCGCGGAGATCGCCGCACTGACCGCGCGTCGTACCGAGACCCAGGGATGGATCCGCGACGAGCAGATCAAGGTCGACGACCTGACCGCCGTGCAGGAGCAGGCCGACCGCGACGTCGAGCAGGTCAAGGCGCGCCGCAAGCGCGACCAGGACCGGATCGACGCAGGGCTGATCGGCAACCCCAAGGACCTCGAGCGGATGCAGCACGAGCTGGAGAGCCTGGACCGCCGGATCTCCACCCTGGAGGACGAGGAGCTCGAGGTGATGGAGCGCCTCGAGCAGGCGCAGACCGGTCTGGCGCAGCTGCGCAGCGACCTCGACGAGGTCGATCGTCAGCTCGACGCGCTGACCACCGAGCGCGAGGAGCAGACCGCGGCTCTGGAGGAGCGGATCGGGGAGACGGGCGAGCGGCGTGCGCCGATCGTCGCAGCGATCCCCGACGACCTGCTCGCGCTCTACGAGAAGCTGCGCACCACCCGCAACGGGGTCGGCGCCGCCCTGCTCCGCGCCCGCCGCTGCGGCGCCTGCATGCTCACCCTCGACGCCGCCGAACTGGCCGCGATCCGTGGACGCGCCGCGGACGACGTGGTGCGCTGCGAGGAGTGCTCCCGGATCCTGGTCCGCAACGAGGAGAGCGGGCTCTAG
- a CDS encoding Nif3-like dinuclear metal center hexameric protein, with amino-acid sequence MPALSDLLDLIHTWYPPATAEEWDAVGLVLGDPEREVRRVMFAVDPAPAVAAEAADWKADLLVVHHPLFLKPVHGFAATTPKGRTLATLAGADCALLTAHTNADQAADGVSEALAGALGLTDLAPILSAPGEPVDKLTVFVPADAAAPVRAAIAEAGAGRIGDYEFASFTSAPGQGRFRPLQGAHPMIGTIGEIETVEEVRVEAVLGRSVRTAVVRAMLAAHPYEEPAYDVSELADPGTTRTGTGRVGSVAATTLGEFAETVAEALPTTHHGVRIAGDPGRPVRRVAVCGGAGDFLLDRVAGSDVDVYLTSDLRHHPAAEFVERGGPALIDVAHWAAEWTWLPVVERKLRDALGDAVETRVSRTVTDPWTMRL; translated from the coding sequence ATGCCGGCCCTCTCCGATCTGCTCGACCTGATCCACACCTGGTACCCACCGGCCACCGCGGAGGAGTGGGACGCGGTGGGCCTGGTGCTCGGCGATCCGGAGCGCGAGGTGAGGCGGGTGATGTTCGCCGTGGACCCCGCTCCGGCCGTGGCCGCCGAGGCCGCCGACTGGAAGGCCGACCTGCTGGTGGTCCACCACCCGCTCTTCCTCAAGCCGGTCCACGGGTTCGCCGCGACCACACCCAAGGGACGGACCCTGGCCACCCTGGCCGGTGCCGACTGCGCCCTGCTGACCGCCCACACCAACGCGGACCAGGCCGCCGACGGCGTCTCCGAGGCGCTGGCCGGCGCCCTCGGGCTGACCGACCTGGCGCCGATCCTCAGCGCCCCCGGTGAGCCGGTGGACAAGCTGACCGTCTTCGTGCCCGCCGACGCCGCCGCGCCGGTCCGCGCCGCGATCGCCGAGGCCGGCGCCGGCCGGATCGGCGACTACGAGTTCGCCTCCTTCACCTCCGCCCCCGGCCAGGGGCGGTTCCGGCCGCTGCAGGGTGCCCACCCGATGATCGGCACCATCGGCGAGATCGAGACCGTCGAGGAGGTGCGGGTGGAGGCGGTGCTCGGCCGCTCGGTGCGCACCGCGGTGGTCCGCGCGATGCTTGCCGCGCACCCCTACGAGGAGCCCGCCTACGACGTGAGCGAGCTCGCCGACCCCGGCACCACCCGCACCGGCACCGGGCGGGTGGGCTCGGTCGCCGCGACCACCCTCGGCGAGTTCGCGGAGACGGTGGCCGAGGCGCTGCCCACCACCCACCACGGGGTCCGGATCGCCGGTGATCCCGGCCGGCCGGTGCGGCGGGTCGCGGTCTGCGGCGGGGCCGGAGACTTCCTGCTCGACCGGGTGGCCGGCAGCGACGTCGACGTCTACCTGACCAGCGACCTGCGCCACCACCCGGCCGCCGAGTTCGTGGAGCGGGGCGGCCCGGCGCTGATCGACGTGGCCCACTGGGCCGCGGAGTGGACCTGGTTGCCGGTGGTCGAGCGCAAGCTCCGCGACGCCCTCGGTGACGCCGTCGAGACCCGGGTGAGCCGGACCGTGACCGATCCTTGGACAATGAGACTGTGA
- a CDS encoding precorrin-8X methylmutase yields the protein MTPPTRRYDYVADGPAIYLDSFATIRREADLSRVPASAEKVAVRMIHGSGQTDLTRDLVVHPRLGDAGRAALAAGAPVLCDARMVAMGVTASRLPAGNAVHCFLTEPEVPGLAAAWGTTRTAAAVSLWEPHLAGAVVAIGNAPTALFHLLEMLVDGAPRPAAIIGCPVGFIGAAESKQALVDLATEHGIDVPYVTVRGRRGGSAMASSAVNALAREAE from the coding sequence ATGACCCCACCGACCCGCCGCTACGACTACGTCGCCGACGGCCCCGCGATCTACCTGGACTCGTTCGCCACCATCCGCCGGGAGGCGGACCTGAGCCGGGTGCCGGCCAGCGCCGAGAAGGTCGCGGTCCGGATGATCCACGGCAGCGGCCAGACCGACCTGACCCGCGACCTGGTGGTGCACCCGCGCCTCGGCGACGCGGGGCGCGCGGCGCTGGCGGCGGGCGCGCCGGTGCTCTGCGACGCCCGGATGGTGGCGATGGGCGTCACCGCCAGCCGCCTGCCCGCGGGCAACGCGGTGCACTGCTTCCTGACCGAGCCCGAGGTGCCGGGGCTGGCCGCGGCGTGGGGCACGACGCGCACGGCGGCGGCGGTGTCGCTCTGGGAGCCCCACCTGGCGGGCGCCGTGGTCGCCATCGGCAACGCGCCCACCGCGCTGTTCCACCTGTTGGAGATGCTGGTCGACGGTGCCCCGCGACCGGCGGCGATCATCGGCTGCCCGGTCGGCTTCATCGGCGCAGCGGAGTCCAAGCAGGCCCTGGTCGACCTCGCCACCGAGCACGGCATCGACGTGCCCTACGTGACCGTGCGGGGCCGGCGTGGCGGCTCCGCGATGGCCTCCTCGGCGGTCAACGCGCTGGCCCGGGAGGCGGAGTGA
- the cobJ gene encoding precorrin-3B C(17)-methyltransferase: MNGPGGSGAFTVVGIGPGDPELITFKAARVIGAAAVVAYHAGVRKQSHARRIAADLIPAGAREEELRYPVTTGTTDHPGGYAGALADFYAECATRLSAHLDAGRDVVLLAEGDPLFYGSSMYLHDRFSDRYRTEVVPGVPAFSAATAAVGAPLVRQKDVLTVLPGTLPEAELARRLADTDGAVIMKLGRTFPAVRSALEQAGRLDGAWYVERASMPEQEWRPVAEVDPASVPYFSLVVVPGDTAPARTADRLRGDTAPARTADRLRGGREARTEVGARTADEARPGPASAPLLVVGLGPGPDAWLTPEVATALAEVDHVVGYAPYVNRVPQRRGLTRHASGNTVEVDRARQALDLALAGERVAVVSGGDAGVFGMAAAVFEAAEDPAYTEVEVRVLPGVSAIQAVAARAGAPIGADFAVVSLSDRLKPWTVVERRLRAIAEADLVLGIYNPASRSRREQVADAVKVLLEHRCADTVVVVGRDIGRAEESLTVTTLGAVDVAAIDMKCLLIVGASSTRVTPGGAVWTPRFVER, encoded by the coding sequence GTGAACGGCCCGGGCGGGTCCGGGGCGTTCACCGTGGTGGGGATCGGCCCCGGCGACCCCGAGCTGATCACCTTCAAGGCGGCCCGGGTGATCGGGGCGGCCGCGGTGGTGGCCTACCACGCCGGGGTGCGCAAGCAGTCCCACGCGCGCCGCATCGCCGCCGATCTGATCCCGGCCGGCGCACGCGAGGAGGAGCTGCGCTACCCGGTGACCACCGGCACCACCGACCATCCCGGCGGCTACGCCGGCGCGCTGGCCGACTTCTACGCCGAGTGCGCCACCCGGCTCTCCGCCCACCTCGACGCCGGCCGGGACGTGGTCCTGCTCGCCGAGGGCGACCCGCTCTTCTACGGCTCCTCGATGTACCTGCACGACCGGTTCTCCGACCGCTACCGCACCGAGGTCGTCCCGGGGGTGCCGGCGTTCTCCGCGGCCACCGCGGCGGTCGGCGCGCCGCTGGTCCGGCAGAAGGACGTGCTCACCGTGCTGCCCGGCACGCTCCCCGAGGCCGAGCTCGCCCGGCGCCTCGCCGACACCGACGGCGCGGTGATCATGAAGCTCGGCCGCACCTTCCCCGCGGTGCGCAGCGCCCTGGAGCAGGCCGGCCGCCTCGACGGCGCCTGGTACGTCGAGCGCGCCTCGATGCCCGAGCAGGAGTGGCGCCCGGTGGCCGAGGTCGACCCGGCCTCGGTCCCCTACTTCTCCCTCGTCGTGGTGCCCGGCGACACCGCGCCGGCCCGCACCGCGGACCGGCTCCGCGGCGACACCGCGCCGGCCCGCACCGCGGACCGGCTCCGCGGCGGCCGGGAGGCCCGGACGGAGGTGGGTGCGCGGACCGCGGACGAGGCGCGGCCGGGGCCGGCCTCGGCCCCCCTCCTCGTGGTCGGTCTCGGCCCCGGACCGGACGCCTGGCTCACCCCCGAGGTCGCCACCGCACTGGCGGAGGTGGACCACGTGGTCGGCTACGCGCCGTACGTCAACCGGGTGCCGCAGCGCCGCGGCCTGACCCGGCACGCCTCCGGCAACACCGTGGAGGTGGATCGGGCGCGACAGGCGCTCGACCTGGCGCTGGCCGGGGAGCGGGTCGCGGTCGTCTCGGGCGGCGACGCCGGCGTCTTCGGGATGGCTGCGGCCGTGTTCGAGGCGGCCGAGGACCCGGCGTACACCGAGGTCGAGGTACGGGTCCTGCCCGGCGTGAGCGCCATCCAGGCGGTCGCGGCCCGGGCGGGCGCCCCGATCGGGGCGGACTTCGCCGTGGTCAGCCTCTCCGACCGGCTCAAGCCCTGGACCGTGGTGGAGCGACGGCTGCGCGCGATCGCCGAGGCCGACCTCGTGCTGGGCATCTACAACCCCGCGTCCCGCTCCCGGCGCGAGCAGGTGGCCGATGCGGTCAAGGTGCTGCTCGAGCACCGCTGCGCCGACACGGTGGTCGTCGTCGGCCGCGACATCGGACGCGCCGAGGAGTCGCTGACGGTGACCACCCTCGGCGCCGTGGACGTCGCCGCGATCGACATGAAGTGCCTGCTGATCGTGGGCGCCTCGTCGACCCGGGTGACCCCCGGCGGGGCGGTCTGGACGCCGAGGTTCGTGGAGCGGTGA
- the cobM gene encoding precorrin-4 C(11)-methyltransferase, with the protein MSVHFVGAGPGAADLITLRAAGLLAAADVVLYPGTYLDREVLGHCRSDARLVDTQDLDLDRMTAVMVEADAAGQDVVRLTSGDPSLYSALHEQTRRLDAAGVAWDVTPGVPAYAAAAARVGRELTVPLVSQSVVLTRTQARSTAMPTTESLAAFAATRATLVLHLGITRVRELMAELAAPYGTDCPVVVVHRASQPEEQVLRGTVLDIADQVERAGLRQAAVILVGRALAGPEAPGAGESFLYSADRERSTRDSPTQESARRSR; encoded by the coding sequence ATGAGCGTGCACTTCGTGGGCGCGGGGCCCGGCGCCGCCGACCTGATCACCTTGCGGGCCGCCGGCCTGCTCGCCGCCGCGGACGTGGTGCTCTATCCGGGCACCTACCTGGACCGGGAGGTGCTCGGCCACTGCCGCAGCGACGCCCGTCTGGTCGACACCCAGGACCTGGACCTGGACCGGATGACCGCGGTGATGGTGGAGGCCGACGCGGCCGGGCAGGACGTGGTGCGGCTGACGTCGGGCGACCCGTCGCTCTACTCCGCGCTGCACGAGCAGACCCGACGGCTCGACGCCGCCGGGGTCGCCTGGGACGTCACGCCGGGGGTGCCGGCCTACGCCGCGGCGGCCGCGCGGGTGGGTCGCGAGCTCACCGTGCCGCTGGTCAGCCAGTCGGTGGTGCTCACCCGGACGCAGGCGCGCTCGACCGCGATGCCGACCACCGAGTCGCTCGCCGCGTTCGCGGCCACCCGGGCGACCCTGGTGCTGCACCTGGGCATCACCCGGGTGCGAGAGCTGATGGCCGAGCTGGCCGCGCCCTACGGCACCGACTGCCCGGTGGTCGTCGTCCACCGCGCCAGCCAGCCCGAGGAGCAGGTGCTGCGCGGCACCGTCCTCGACATCGCGGACCAGGTGGAGCGCGCCGGGCTGCGCCAGGCGGCGGTGATCCTGGTCGGCCGGGCGCTGGCCGGACCGGAGGCGCCGGGTGCGGGGGAGTCCTTTCTCTACTCCGCGGACCGGGAGCGCTCGACGCGCGACTCCCCGACGCAGGAGTCCGCGCGCCGGTCGCGGTGA
- the cbiE gene encoding precorrin-6y C5,15-methyltransferase (decarboxylating) subunit CbiE: MSDPAASVPDPHSAEPIRVVAVFVRDLAGRILTVRKRGTDAFMQPGGKPEPGESPEQTGIRELAEELGAELADLRLLGEWTAAAANEAGRLVQAVVFSARLVRMSGVQAEIEELHWYDPAAPDIPAERLAPLLRDVVLPWVGPPPPVTVVGIGADGHLAPGAAEAVADAEVLLGGRRHLSLVPERPDQVRRPWPSPLAEALPSLLAEVAERRVVVLASGDPLLSGIGTTLASLVGNRLRLLPTVSSVALARARTGWSAEETEVVTVVGRDLDVLRRQLAPGRRLLVLSSDEHTPAAIAQLVREEGHGGTEVVVLGDLGSAAESRVAARAAEEAFWAEARLPRLNVVALEVVGPAGNSWSTGLRDELFEHDGQLTKRDVRAGALSRLEPAPGLLLWDVGAGAGSVGIEWMRAHPTCRTIAVEADAERGARIDRNAARLGVPGLEVVVGRAPDALGPLPTPDAIFVGGGATAAGLIDRCAHRLRPGGRLVVHGVTVETEAELLASYRRLGGELTRISVERAEPLGTFTGFTPARAVTQWAWTKPVPEPTTDGSVDR; this comes from the coding sequence GTGTCCGATCCCGCCGCGTCCGTCCCCGACCCGCACAGCGCCGAGCCGATCCGGGTCGTCGCCGTCTTCGTCCGGGACCTCGCGGGGCGGATCCTGACCGTCCGCAAGCGCGGCACGGACGCGTTCATGCAGCCGGGTGGGAAGCCGGAGCCGGGGGAGTCGCCGGAGCAGACCGGCATCCGCGAGCTCGCCGAGGAGCTCGGCGCCGAGCTCGCCGACCTGCGGCTGCTCGGCGAGTGGACCGCGGCCGCCGCCAACGAGGCCGGTCGCCTCGTCCAGGCGGTGGTGTTCAGCGCCCGGCTGGTCCGGATGTCCGGGGTGCAGGCGGAGATCGAGGAGCTGCACTGGTACGACCCCGCCGCTCCGGACATCCCCGCCGAGCGGCTGGCCCCGCTGCTCCGCGACGTGGTGCTGCCGTGGGTCGGCCCGCCCCCGCCGGTCACCGTGGTCGGCATCGGGGCCGACGGGCACCTCGCCCCGGGTGCCGCCGAGGCGGTCGCCGACGCCGAGGTGCTGCTCGGCGGCCGCCGCCACCTGTCCCTGGTCCCCGAGCGGCCCGACCAGGTCCGCCGCCCCTGGCCCTCGCCGCTGGCCGAGGCGTTGCCGTCGCTGCTGGCCGAGGTGGCCGAGCGGCGCGTCGTCGTGCTCGCCTCCGGCGACCCCCTGCTCTCCGGGATCGGTACGACGCTCGCCTCCCTGGTGGGCAACCGGCTCCGGCTGCTCCCGACGGTGTCGTCGGTCGCGCTGGCCCGCGCCCGGACCGGGTGGTCGGCCGAGGAGACCGAGGTGGTCACCGTGGTCGGCCGCGACCTCGACGTCCTGCGACGCCAGCTCGCCCCCGGCCGACGGCTGCTGGTGCTCTCCTCGGACGAGCACACCCCGGCCGCGATCGCGCAGCTGGTCCGCGAGGAGGGCCACGGCGGCACGGAGGTCGTCGTGCTCGGCGACCTGGGCTCGGCGGCGGAGAGCCGGGTCGCGGCCCGTGCCGCGGAGGAGGCGTTCTGGGCCGAGGCGCGGCTGCCGCGGCTGAACGTGGTCGCGCTCGAGGTCGTCGGGCCGGCCGGCAACAGCTGGTCGACCGGACTGCGCGACGAGCTCTTCGAGCACGACGGCCAGCTGACCAAGCGGGACGTCCGGGCCGGTGCGCTGTCCCGGCTCGAACCCGCCCCGGGCCTGCTGCTGTGGGACGTCGGCGCGGGAGCCGGATCGGTCGGCATCGAGTGGATGCGGGCGCACCCGACCTGCCGCACCATCGCCGTCGAGGCCGACGCCGAGCGTGGCGCACGGATCGACCGCAACGCGGCGCGGCTCGGCGTGCCCGGTCTCGAGGTCGTCGTCGGCCGGGCTCCCGACGCGCTGGGCCCGCTGCCCACCCCGGACGCGATCTTCGTCGGCGGCGGAGCCACCGCGGCCGGCCTGATCGACCGCTGCGCGCACCGGCTGCGGCCCGGTGGGCGCCTGGTGGTCCACGGGGTCACGGTGGAGACGGAGGCGGAGCTGCTGGCGTCGTACCGTCGGCTGGGCGGGGAGCTGACCCGGATCTCGGTGGAGCGCGCCGAGCCGCTCGGCACCTTCACCGGCTTCACCCCGGCCCGCGCGGTCACCCAGTGGGCGTGGACCAAGCCCGTCCCCGAGCCGACCACCGACGGGAGCGTGGACCGATGA
- the bluB gene encoding 5,6-dimethylbenzimidazole synthase: MSQPWDFVLVTSTATRETFAQHVATERAAFADDLDPERRATFDRIKVEGIREASIGVVVTHDQRRGGPNVLGRRTIADTGLYSTVLAIQNLWLAATAEGLGLGWVSFYREEFLRGLLDIPAQVRPVAWLCLGTVTHLADVPDLERHGWRSRRPLADAVHHETWSH; this comes from the coding sequence ATGAGCCAACCGTGGGACTTCGTGCTGGTGACCTCGACGGCCACCCGCGAGACGTTCGCCCAGCACGTGGCGACCGAGCGCGCGGCGTTCGCCGACGACCTCGACCCCGAGCGGCGGGCCACCTTCGACCGGATCAAGGTCGAGGGCATCCGGGAGGCGAGCATCGGCGTCGTGGTCACCCACGACCAGCGCCGCGGCGGGCCGAACGTGCTGGGCCGGCGCACGATCGCCGACACCGGGCTCTACTCGACCGTGCTGGCGATCCAGAACCTGTGGCTGGCGGCGACCGCGGAGGGCCTCGGCCTCGGTTGGGTCTCGTTCTACCGCGAGGAGTTCCTGCGCGGACTGCTCGACATCCCCGCGCAGGTCCGCCCGGTGGCCTGGCTGTGCCTGGGCACGGTCACCCACCTCGCCGACGTCCCCGACCTGGAACGGCACGGCTGGCGCTCGCGGCGACCGCTGGCCGACGCCGTGCACCACGAGACCTGGAGCCACTGA
- the cobO gene encoding cob(I)yrinic acid a,c-diamide adenosyltransferase, which produces MPQGQPVAVPEDGLTTRQRRNRPLLMVHTGDGKGKSTAAFGLALRGWNAGFRIGVFQFVKSAKWRIGEQTVLERLGVLHEETGEGGPVEWHKMGSGWSWRRKEGTEADHAAAAAEGWAEIKRRLAAQTHDLYVLDEFTYPIHWGWVDAEDVATTLAQRPGRQHVVVTGRRAHPALLDAADLVTEMTKVKHPMDAGQKGQRGIEW; this is translated from the coding sequence ATGCCACAGGGACAGCCCGTCGCCGTACCCGAGGACGGCCTGACCACGCGCCAGCGCCGCAACCGTCCGCTGCTGATGGTGCACACCGGTGACGGCAAGGGGAAGTCGACCGCCGCGTTCGGCCTGGCCCTGCGCGGCTGGAACGCGGGGTTCCGGATCGGCGTCTTCCAGTTCGTGAAGTCCGCGAAGTGGCGGATCGGCGAGCAGACCGTGCTGGAGCGCCTCGGCGTGCTGCACGAGGAGACCGGCGAGGGCGGCCCGGTGGAGTGGCACAAGATGGGGTCGGGCTGGTCCTGGCGTCGCAAGGAGGGCACCGAGGCCGACCACGCCGCGGCCGCGGCCGAGGGGTGGGCGGAGATCAAGCGCCGGCTGGCCGCGCAGACCCACGACCTCTACGTGCTCGACGAGTTCACCTACCCGATCCACTGGGGCTGGGTGGACGCCGAGGACGTCGCGACCACGCTGGCGCAGCGCCCGGGCCGCCAGCACGTGGTGGTGACCGGGCGCCGGGCCCATCCCGCGCTGCTCGACGCCGCCGACCTGGTCACCGAGATGACGAAGGTCAAGCACCCGATGGATGCCGGCCAGAAGGGCCAGCGAGGCATCGAGTGGTGA